CCTCGAGAGGCTGATCGTCCTCGGCCCCCGGATGGATCAGGCGGAGCATCACCTCGCTGAGCGCCCACTCCTGCTCTGGCGGCACGACGAACGGCTGGGCGATGCTCAACTCGCCAGGAATCAGCGGAACGCCCAGGGGCAGGTCGACCGGCACTTGGTAGACGGGCGAGAGGTCCTCGCCGCCATCGAGGTCGGTCGTAATGTACACGTCTCCGGCGGCTGCACCCGCGGCCTCCTCGTGCTCACCCGCACCACCCATCTCGATCTCGACGTCCAGGTCGTGGTCGTCGTCGCCGGGCATGTCGAATTCCATTTCGGTGCGGTTGGCCAGGTCGAAGCTGAACGTCGACGCGGCACCAACGGGCGGCACGGCCACGCCCGCGTATACGCCGGTCGCGATTGACTCAGTGATCACGCCGTCCTTGGCTTTGATGATCAGGCGGCCACGCTCGGGCGTCACGTCGCCCGGCATCTCGATCCGGAAACACATCGTGCGTGCGGTGTTCGAGACCTCGCCGTTCTCCCACTCGAAGACGCCGTCCTGCACGAAGTTGTCGATGTCGATGAGCAGGTGCTCGGTCATGGTGCCGGTGGTCCGGTCAAAGACCCGTCCGATCACCGGATCGATGCGACGCACCTTGCCGATGCCGCCCTGGATGCCCGGCTCGGCCCGCCATCCGCCGACCCAGCCGATGCGGCCACGGCGGTCCATGCCGCGGCCTCGGTAATACAGCCTCGCCGCGGAGAACGCGCGACCATACGCCGATCGGGCGACGCTGACGTCGCACAGGTCGACGCTGCCGAACACGCTGATCTCGCCGACTGCGTTGCCGACGACGAGCGTGGTCACGTCGGCCTGGCTGTTGGCCTCCGAGATGGTGCCGGCGGCGGCGATCTCGGTGAAGGTCGTCACGCCGAGGCCTACGACGTTGATGGCGCGTTCGTCTTCCTTGTCCTTCATGCGGCCGCAGCGGGCATAGGCATACTCGCGGTGCTTGAGAGCCAGGTGCGGGGGAAGGTTGCCGCGCGTACTGACGTCGAACTCGTGCTCGACGAGGTAGTCCTGCGCGGATGCCGTCGAAGCCGAGAGCCCGGCAACCGCCACGAGGGCGGCCACCATTCCTGCCGGAACGCTCATCAGGCTTGGGATTCGAGACTCTTTGGTCTTATTGCAGTTCAACATGGGTTGCTCCTCTCGAGCGTGTTCGGGGGTGGCCGCGTGCCAAGCCCGACAACGAGGAGCGCACGAAAAGGCGGCCACTCACGCGGCCGCCATGGATCGGGCAGGAGCTTCGGAACGATTACTTCTGCTTGAGCTTTTGCGGGAACTTTGATCGCACCTTTTCGATCTTCGGAAGCGCGACGTTGCAGATGTAGGGCTGGTCAGGATTGAGCTCGGCGTAGTCCTGGTGGTAATCCTCGGCTACCTGGAAGCCGTTGAGCGGCTCGAGGGTGGTCACGATGGGGTCGCGGAACTCGCCCTTTTGGCTGGCGATGAACGCCTGGGCGGCCTGCTTTTCCTGCTCGTTGGCGTAGAAGATCGCGCTGCGGTAGTGCGTGCCGACGTCGCCGCCCT
This Phycisphaerales bacterium DNA region includes the following protein-coding sequences:
- a CDS encoding GC-type dockerin domain-anchored protein — translated: MLNCNKTKESRIPSLMSVPAGMVAALVAVAGLSASTASAQDYLVEHEFDVSTRGNLPPHLALKHREYAYARCGRMKDKEDERAINVVGLGVTTFTEIAAAGTISEANSQADVTTLVVGNAVGEISVFGSVDLCDVSVARSAYGRAFSAARLYYRGRGMDRRGRIGWVGGWRAEPGIQGGIGKVRRIDPVIGRVFDRTTGTMTEHLLIDIDNFVQDGVFEWENGEVSNTARTMCFRIEMPGDVTPERGRLIIKAKDGVITESIATGVYAGVAVPPVGAASTFSFDLANRTEMEFDMPGDDDHDLDVEIEMGGAGEHEEAAGAAAGDVYITTDLDGGEDLSPVYQVPVDLPLGVPLIPGELSIAQPFVVPPEQEWALSEVMLRLIHPGAEDDQPLEAVGVRIWAGEPGPTGRVIAGDLGDNRLLETDFTGMYAVHEGDEGSQKNPIQDALVDMQWLPPLPPGRYHIELVAQGTTPEPVMLPPSPFPAGPSWQPALVGIGGFDYQPLLGHAGDAASAPIMLFGDTGVPAPCRADLDGDGELTIFDFLVFQNLFASGDPAADFDGDGELTIFDFLAFQNEFVAGCP